The Cygnus atratus isolate AKBS03 ecotype Queensland, Australia chromosome 2, CAtr_DNAZoo_HiC_assembly, whole genome shotgun sequence genome window below encodes:
- the TSHZ1 gene encoding teashirt homolog 1 isoform X2, whose amino-acid sequence MPRRKQQAPRRSAAYVPEEELKAAEIDEDSVEDDGLSLDIQENEYLCNEEAEIKEAQSYQNSPVSTATNQDAGYGSPFSENSDQLAHFKSTSSKEEKEDPQCTDNVSYPQDSLAQIKAVYANLLSETCWSSLALDLKKSNQTTSNNGISQNENTTSTDTNANSQSTSTTSTNTNTSTTTSSTSNSNNNSNSGGSGYDWHQAALAKTLQQTSSYGLLPEPSLFSTVQLYRQNNKLYGSVFTGASKFRCKDCSAAYDTLVELTVHMNETGHYRDDNRDKEADKTKRWSKPRKRSLMEMEGKEDAQKVLKCMYCGHSFESLQDLSVHMIKTKHYQKVPLKEPVPAITKLVPSTKKRALQDLASPCSPEPTGIAAEASLGESAKDQKTANPYVTPNNRYGYQNGASYTWQFEARKAQILKCMECGSSHDTLQQLTAHMMVTGHFLKVTNSASKKGKQLVLDPVVEEKIQSIPLPPTTHTRLPASNIKKQPDSPVGSTNSEEKKDPEKEKVVVSETEKKIKEENEDSTEKFEPTTLYQYLREEDLDDSPKGGIDILKSLENTVTTAISKAQNGAPSWGGYPSIHAAYQLPGTVKPLQPAVQSVQMQPSYASSVKSLSSEHNALIHSPGNLTPPPHKSNVSAMEELVEKVTGKINVKKEEKPLEKEKSSPVKPMSPAAKENKDFPKLEDTNNKQQQKKSSETEVQKVKKDSPAEAHTPNGTEPLKAKVANGCNNLGIITDHSPEPSFINPLSALQSIMNTHLGKISKPVSPSLDPLAMLYKISNSMLDKPIYPTTPVKQADAIDRYYYENSDQPIDLTKSKNKPLVSSVADSASSPLRESALLDISDMVKNLTGRLTPKSSTPSTVSEKSDADGSSFEEALDELSPVHKRKGRQSNWNPQHLLILQAQFASSLRETPEGKYIMSDLGPQERNWFVKKLCMQSLEEGELCSTQGVRKPQLYKLNNN is encoded by the coding sequence CATATGTTCCTGAGGAGGaattgaaagcagcagaaatagaTGAAGACAGCGTGGAAGATGATGGGCTGTCTCTGGACATCCAGGAGAATGAGTATTTGTGCAATGAAGAAGCGGAGATCAAAGAGGCTCAAAGCTACCAGAACTCCCCAGTCAGCACTGCAACTAATCAGGATGCAGGCTATGGTTCGCCGTTTAGTGAAAACAGCGATCAGCTGGCCCATTTCAAAAGCACTTCctctaaagaagagaaagaggatcCTCAGTGCACAGACAATGTTTCCTATCCACAGGACAGCTTGGcacaaataaaagctgtgtATGCAAATTTGCTTTCAGAGACTTGCTGGTCCAGTTTAGCTTTGGACTTAAAGAAATCCAATCAAACCACCAGCAACAATGGAATCAGCCAGAATGAAAACACCACCAGTACTGACACCAACGCCAATTCCCAGAGTACTAGCACTACCAGTACCAACACTAATACCAGTACGACTACCAGTAGTACTAGCAACAgtaataataacagtaacagTGGTGGCTCAGGTTATGACTGGCACCAAGCTGCATTAGCTAAAACTTTGCAGCAGACCTCGTCATATGGACTTCTCCCAGAGCCTAGTCTTTTCAGCACAGTACAGCTTTACCGGCAAAACAATAAACTTTATGGGTCTGTGTTCACCGGTGCTAGTAAGTTCCGATGTAAAGACTGCAGTGCAGCCTATGACACACTGGTGGAGCTAACAGTGCACATGAATGAAACTGGACATTACCGTGATGACAACAGAGACAAAGAAGCTGATAAGACCAAACGGTGGTCAAAGCCAAGGAAACGATCACTTATGGAAATGGAAGGCAAAGAGGATGCTCAAAAAGTGCTGAAGTGCATGTACTGCGGGCATTCGTTTGAGTCCTTGCAAGACCTCAGCGTCCAtatgataaaaacaaagcattacCAGAAAGTGCCTCTGAAGGAGCCAGTACCAGCCATCACTAAATTGGTCCCTTCTACCAAAAAAAGAGCACTTCAGGACTTAGCTTCACCTTGTTCACCGGAGCCAACAGGGATCGCTGCAGAAGCTTCACTGGGTGAATCTGCAAAGGATCAGAAAACTGCCAACCCCTATGTGACTCCAAACAACCGCTATGGCTATCAAAATGGTGCTAGCTACACTTGGCAGTTTGAGGCACGCAAAGCCCAAATACTGAAATGCATGGAATGTGGCAGTTCCCATGACACGTTGCAGCAGCTCACTGCTCACATGATGGTCACTGGTCATTTTTTGAAGGTGACCAATTCTGCTTCCAAAAAAGGCAAACAGCTAGTACTGGACCCTGTGGTGGAGGAGAAGATACAGTCTATACCTCTTCCACCCACCACCCACACAAGACTACCAGCCTCCAACATTAAAAAGCAGCCCGATTCCCCAGTGGGCTCCACAAACTCGGAGGAAAAGAAAGacccagagaaggaaaaagtggTGGTcagtgaaacagagaaaaagattaaagaagAGAATGAGGACTCTACAGAGAAATTTGAGCCAACGACTTTGTATCAGTACCTCAGAGAGGAGGACCTAGATGACAGTCCTAAAGGCGGAATAGACATACTGAAATCCCTCGAGAACACGGTGACGACAGCTATCAGCAAAGCTCAGAACGGAGCACCTTCCTGGGGAGGGTATCCCAGTATTCATGCAGCTTACCAGCTCCCAGGAACAGTCAAACCCCTTCAGCCCGCTGTGCAGAGTGTTCAAATGCAGCCATCTTACGCCAGCAGTGTAAAATCACTGTCTTCAGAACACAACGCACTCATCCATTCCCCAGGCAATCTCACACCCCCGCCTCACAAGAGCAATGTATCTGCTATGGAAGAACTGGTGGAGAAAGTTACAGGTAAAATCAAcgtgaagaaggaagaaaagcctctggagaaagagaagagttcTCCAGTTAAACCCATGTCACCTGctgctaaagaaaacaaagacttcCCCAAATTGGAAGACACGAataacaaacagcagcagaagaaaagctctgAGACAGAAGTTCAGAAGGTTAAAAAGGATAGTCCAGCAGAAGCACATACTCCAAATGGTACAGAGCCACTAAAAGCAAAGGTTGCAAATGGCTGTAACAATTTAGGAATCATCACAGACCATTCACCTGAGCCATCCTTCATTAATCCACTGAGCGCTTTACAGTCCATTATGAATACTCACTTAGGCAAAATTTCTAAGCCAGTAAGCCCCTCTCTGGACCCTTTGGCCATGCTGTACAAAATTAGCAACAGCATGTTGGACAAACCCATTTACCCAACCACTCCGGTCAAGCAGGCTGATGCTATTGACCGGTATTACTATGAGAATAGTGATCAACCTATTGATTTAACCAAGTCCAAAAACAAACCTCTTGTTTCCAGTGTGGCTGACTCTGCCTCGTCTCCACTAAGGGAGAGCGCCCTGTTGGATATTTCTGATATGGTGAAGAACCTCACAGGGCGTTTGACACCCAAGTCTTCAACTCCATCTACTGTGTCGGAAAAGTCGGATGCTGACGGGAGCAGTTTTGAGGAAGCTCTGGATGAACTGTCGCCAGTACACAAGAGGAAGGGCAGACAGTCCAACTGGAACCCTCAACATCTTCTGATCCTTCAAGCCCAGTTTGCTTCCAGCTTGAGGGAGACCCCAGAAGGC